The stretch of DNA AGCCTTCGTGGGCGCTTCGAACAACGCGAAGATGCCGTCACCGGTATGGTTGGCTCGCTCACCGTCGTGACGCGAAAGCGCAAGGGCGACAAGCTCGTCATGGGTGTCCAACAGGTGGCGCCAGTGTGCGTCACCATGTGCGGTGAGCCGCTCGGTCGACCTGACGATGTCGGTGAAGACGACGGTTTTGAGCACCCGCTCCGCCGCAGCCGTCGGCTGTTCCTCCCCGATGAACTCCAGCATCTGCTCACCGAGTTCCTCGATCACATCGAATCCGTTGTGCGAGCCTTCCGGCAGCGCGTGAAAGGATGCGTTCGGGATGGCCGCAGCCAACGCGGCAACCGCCTCGATTGGCACGAAACCGTCGCCTGGGCGTCCCATCACCAACGTGGGAGCGCGGACACTGGCCAAGACTCCGCGAACATCGATGTCCATGAACGCCCGCCATCGAAGTTTCGCCATCATCGGACTCGCGATGGTGCGTTGATATCTGCCGAACATCTCCCGCACTCCCGGCGTCGCGGCGGCAGATCCGTAAAACACGTCTGCCAGCGCGCCTTCGCCCCAGGCTCGGTCGATCTCGTCGAGATGTGAGTCCACCTCAGTCGGGGTGAAACCCCAGGGAAAACTCGGAAGGTCCTGCGAGAACCGCGCCGCGGTCCCATACAGCCCCAGGGACAACACCCTGTCTGGATACATCGCGGCGAACAAGATGGCGATCGATCCCCCTTCGCTGGAACCGACCAGGTGAAAGCGCTCGATGCCAACTGCGTCGACGACTGCGCGAAGATCGGCGACGCGCTCGTCGAAAGACAGATGATGGCTGGCCGGATCAGATAGGCCCGTGCCGCGTCGATCCCACATGACGAACCGCACTCGCTGTGAGACGCGATCGATCAGAGGCTTGTAAGGGCTACCGGTCTCGTCGACTGTGTCGACGTTGCTGACTACCCAACCGGGGGCGTAGACCATCGTCGGACCGGAGTCTCCGAAGACGCGATATGCCAGTCGCACGTCGCCGTTGCGTGCGTAGTGCACCCGCCCGCCGTTCACGTCAATATGGTGACAGTTCGCAGACGGCGGCACAGCCAGTTTGCTTGCCACCGAATGAACACACGTCCCAATGCAAGCAGCGACACCTTTGCCCCGGGTAGTTCCGCGCGGGTGTGAC from Mycobacterium sp. JS623 encodes:
- a CDS encoding adenylate/guanylate cyclase domain-containing protein, producing MNGGRVHYARNGDVRLAYRVFGDSGPTMVYAPGWVVSNVDTVDETGSPYKPLIDRVSQRVRFVMWDRRGTGLSDPASHHLSFDERVADLRAVVDAVGIERFHLVGSSEGGSIAILFAAMYPDRVLSLGLYGTAARFSQDLPSFPWGFTPTEVDSHLDEIDRAWGEGALADVFYGSAAATPGVREMFGRYQRTIASPMMAKLRWRAFMDIDVRGVLASVRAPTLVMGRPGDGFVPIEAVAALAAAIPNASFHALPEGSHNGFDVIEELGEQMLEFIGEEQPTAAAERVLKTVVFTDIVRSTERLTAHGDAHWRHLLDTHDELVALALSRHDGERANHTGDGIFALFEAPTKAARWALDVVPALATRGMPIRAGIHTGECERRGTEWSGLAVHIGARIGALAGAGDILASRTVRDLSAGSGLSFESLGAQRLKGLPDEIEVYRVSAR